ACTTGACTTTCAAACTACGGATGCAAGTTTAGGACTAGTTTTGGTTGGACAAAGCAATTGCTAAAGGTCTACTGCAAGGCAAAGCGTCTCGGCGGAATCAAGTCGAGACGCTTTCTTGTGATATAGCGGTTTTGCATCATCTAACTTAATCGTCGTGACAACCGCAACCGCAGGCATCTGCTTTTCCGCGCGCTTCCTGAATTGCTTCCCGACCTTCTTTGACAACATAGTAGACCAATGCCAGCGCAACGATGGAGTCGATCCACCACCAGCCAAGCAGGGCTGTCAAAATCACACCCACTAAGACAATCCATGCCATGTACGCACAAACAATACTGCACGAACCGTCTGCTCGAAGCGCTTTACTGCCAATTTCCGAACCGATCCGTTTCTTCGCCCGCGACAGATAAGGCATGATAATTCCTGAAGCAATCGCCAATCCAATGCCAAGAAAACTGGTTTCAGCCCCTTGAAGAGTGACTAATTTATCAATGGATGCAATTACGATGTACACCGCGAGCAAGAGCAGTGCAATCCCGACCACCCAGGATGATGCTTTCTCGGCACTTTTCACGCGCGCAAGGCTTGCTCCGTGTGCTTCAATCGTCAATCGCCACAACAAAACCGCTCCTGCAACAAGTTCAATGATGCTGTCTGCGCCAAAGGCGACAAGCGATAACGAGTGGGCGATCATACCTGATCCGATGGCAACCGCCGCTTCAATCACCATCCACACGATGGACACAAGTTCAATGTTAATCCCTCTCTTCACGGATACGGCATGGGTTGTCAATCGCAGACACCTCCTTATTTATCGTCCAAGCAGTAGTTTGCACAATCTGAAATGCGTTGCGCATTTTCCGCTACGACTTCTTCTGCAAGGTTTAAGAGCGTTTCGATTTTGTCACTTGCAATTCGATAATACACATGCCGCCATTCCTGGCGATTGACCACCAGCCCGCAATCCTTCAAACAAGCCAAATGGTTTGATACATTGCTTTGAGACAGGTTTGTCTCTTCACTTAACATGCCTACT
This is a stretch of genomic DNA from Alicyclobacillus dauci. It encodes these proteins:
- a CDS encoding cation diffusion facilitator family transporter; its protein translation is MTTHAVSVKRGINIELVSIVWMVIEAAVAIGSGMIAHSLSLVAFGADSIIELVAGAVLLWRLTIEAHGASLARVKSAEKASSWVVGIALLLLAVYIVIASIDKLVTLQGAETSFLGIGLAIASGIIMPYLSRAKKRIGSEIGSKALRADGSCSIVCAYMAWIVLVGVILTALLGWWWIDSIVALALVYYVVKEGREAIQEARGKADACGCGCHDD
- a CDS encoding ArsR/SmtB family transcription factor; translation: MNPSVVDALGVRAKFFRGLADPSRLALLFALRLREKTVGMLSEETNLSQSNVSNHLACLKDCGLVVNRQEWRHVYYRIASDKIETLLNLAEEVVAENAQRISDCANYCLDDK